A window of the Brassica napus cultivar Da-Ae chromosome C5, Da-Ae, whole genome shotgun sequence genome harbors these coding sequences:
- the LOC106356088 gene encoding uncharacterized protein LOC106356088, translated as MSFLVCGSCKTNQQLHNELYDSGSVTFRLTELCDPIKSLLWVLFPFVRVSLQVESRKGDNINISCKMGAQGNEKHLEECTVSNALGTWVFSVLGALVAIPVGIKRKSLGPLVFFGTTGTMLDIIIGVTQCEREHAEHQKKLLQDSQNAETNNNADTDSIS; from the exons ATGTCATTTTTAGTCTGTGGAAGTTGTAAAACCAACCAACAACTACACAACGAGCTGTATGATTCCGGTTCGGTAACTTTCCGGTTAACAGAATTATGTGACCCAATTAAGTCACTCCTCTGGGTTTTATTCCCTTTCGTTCGAGTTTCTCTCCAAGTCGAATCGAGAAAAG GTGATAACATTAACATCTCTTGTAAGATGGGAGCTCAAGGCAATGAGAAGCACCTCGAGGAGTGCACCGTCTCCAA TGCACTAGGGACATGGGTGTTCTCAGTGCTAGGCGCATTGGTTGCTATCCCGGTTGGAATAAAGCGCAAGTCTCTAGGTCCACTCGTGTTCTTCGGCACAACCGGAACCATGCTCGACATCATCATTGGCGTGACTCAGTGCGAGAGAGAACACGCGGAGCACCAAAAGAAGTTGCTCCAAGACTCTCAAAACGCCGAAACAAACAACAACGCAGACACCGATTCCATTTCCTAA
- the LOC106356089 gene encoding uncharacterized protein LOC106356089: protein MDGGVLEIHDEMRRVTDRFYVAVLLDIFTRYCKRRFGLDLKETTKDEHVAVYWAKEFNLLAHLCFPTVMIGIVQVPAVVERMRRVQPDADMRLGLGIICLSISLSFSAYLRWFVVA from the coding sequence ATGGATGGAGGAGTTCTTGAGATACATGACGAGATGCGCCGAGTAACCGACCGTTTCTACGTAGCAGTCTTGCTCGATATTTTCACAAGATACTGCAAACGACGCTTTGGTCTGGACCTTAAGGAAACGACGAAGGACGAGCACGTGGCAGTCTACTGGGCGAAGGAGTTCAACCTGTTAGCTCATTTATGTTTTCCGACTGTGATGATCGGAATCGTTCAAGTGCCGGCGGTGGTGGAGCGGATGAGAAGAGTGCAACCAGACGCAGACATGAGGTTGGGGCTCGGGATCATCTGCTTGTccatctccttgtctttctcGGCTTATCTTCGCTGGTTCGTTGTCGCATGA